The sequence below is a genomic window from Halolamina litorea.
CGGGCGTTGGACTCCTTCATCGACGGCCGTCGGGGCACGTCGACGATCACTTCGGACTCCTCGACGCCCGCGCGGTCAGCGATCTCCCGCTCGGCGGCGCGCTCGTCGTCGTGGGTCAGTTCGACGAGGTGGGCCGGGGTGTCCGAGAGGCCCGCCCAGACCGCGCGCTTGTAGAGGTCGCGGCGCTCGATCCGGCCGCCGAGGTCGGGGACGTACTCGCCGAGCGCGACCAGCAGGTCGTGGTCGGCCATCCGGGCGAACTCGTCGATCCCCACGCCGTTCTCGCGGTCCAGCAGCGCCTCGGCGGCCCGTTCGAGCATCGAGCCCGCGATCCGGGAGACGTGGTGCCGGTAGACGATCCCGTTCATCAGCCCGCGGGCGAGCAGGAGCGACTCGGCGGTCCGGACGTTCCCCTCCGCGAGCACCAGTTCGCCGTCGCGGTAGCGCAGCGAGCGCACGAGCCGTCCGTGGTCGATCGAGCCGTACGGAACCCCGGTGTGGTGGGCGTCCCGGACGAGGTAGTCCATCCGGTCCACGTCGAGTTCCCCCGAAACGAGCTGGCCGAGTTCGCCCTCGCCGCGGACGAGTTCGGCGACACGGGTCGGCGAGAGGTCGTGACTCCGGAGGGTGTCGGCGATGCCGCAGTTCTCGATCACGTCGCCGATCTCGTCGTGGTGCCGGCCGGCGCGGCGCATGATGACCTCCTCGGTCTGGTGGCCGTAGGGGCCGTGACCGACGTCGTGCAGCAGCGCCGCCGCGCGGACATGGTCGGCGCGGTCGCCGTCGACGCGTAGGTGGCTGAGCGCCTGCTCTGCGAGGTGGTAGACGCCCAGCGAGTGCTCGAAGCGCGTGTGGGAGGCCGAGGGGTAGACCAGCCGGACCGTCGAGAGCTGCTTGATGTGCCGGAGCCGCTGGAAGGCGGGCGTGTCCAGCAGGTCCGCCGCGACCGGGGAGAGGGTGATCCAGTCGTGGACGGAGTCCTTGATCGCGTTCATACGGGGACCCCGGCGGCGAGGTTCAAAGTCGCCCCGGTGCGGCGTCGCCGGGAGAGGAAGCTTCAACCCCGCGCCGCCGATAGCCCGTGCATGGTCACGTTCCTCGCGGGGGGGACCGGCACCCCCAAACTGCTCTCGGGCGACGAGCCGGTCTTCGCCCGCGACTCGGTCGCCGTCGTCGGCAACACCGGCGACGACGTGGAGTTGGGCGGCCTGCTGGTCTCGCCGGACCTCGACACCGTGCTGTTCGACGGCGGCGGCGTCCTCGACCGCGACCGGTGGTGGGGGATCGACGGCGACACCCACGAGACCGACGACGAACTGTTCCGACTCGCCGACGCGGCGGGGCTCGAAGAGGGACCGCGCTACCTCCCCGAACCGGCTCAGACGAGCGGTCGGGAGATCGCCCGCTGGCGGCGCTTCTCCGGGATTGCCGAGTTCATGACCATCGGCGACAGGGACCGCGCGGTCCACATCACCCGCACCTCGCTGCTCGACGAGGGGCACACGCTGACCGAGGCCACCAGAACCCTCGCCGACGCGTTCGACCTCGACATCGACCTGCTGCCGATGAGCGACGACCCCGTCGCCACTATCATCCACACGCCCGAGGGCGAGATGCACTTCCAGGAGTACTGGGTGGCCAATCGGGCTGCACCGACCGTCGAGGACGTGGAGTTCCGCGGCGCGGGCGAGGCCGAACCCACCACCGCAGTCCGCGAAGCGCTCGCCGATCCCGTCGTCGTCGGCCCCTCGAACCCCGTCACCTCGGTCGGGCCGATCCGGGCGCTCCCGGGCGTCGACGACGCGCTCGACGCGACGCCAGTCGTGGCCGTCTCGCCGTTCTGCGAGGACGAGCCGTTCTCCGGCCCAGTCGCGGACCTGATGGCCGGCGTCGGCGCCGAACCCTCGACGGCGGGCGTCGCCGAGACGTACGGCTTCGCGGACGCGTTCGTGCTCGACAGCGAGGACGCCACCGAACTGGACCGCCCGGTCGTCCGGACCGACACGAAGATCGACGGACCCGCCGACGCCGAGCGGGTCGCCCGGGCCTGCGCACTCGCGCTGGCAGCCGTCGGCGCGTCCCCGGCTTCCCTCGGTCTCGTCGGCGTCGACGACCCAACCGAACTGGACGGCGACGACGTCGATACGAGCGAGCTTCCCGCGGTCGGCGGAGGTGAACGATAGGTGTTCGAGCCACGGCTCGCGCTGGCGTCGCTCTCGGGCGAGGCCGACGCCGAGTGGGCGAAACAGGGCGCCGAGTGGGCCGGCGCAGCCTTTCTCGGCGGCGTCTCGCTGGACGAGCCGACCCGGGCGGCCGCACGGGGCATCGTCGCCGACCGCGACCGCTCCGAGTTCCTTCCCGCCGACCCGGTCGCGTTCGTCGACCGGCAACTGTCGGCGCTTTCGGGTGTGGACGTGCGGCCGGGGATCAACGTCCGGTCGACGACGGCGGCGCCGGTCCGTGAGGTCGCCGCGGTTGCCGCCGAGCACGACGCAATCGTCGAGATCAACGCCCACTGCCGGCAGGCCGAACTCTGTGCCGCCGGCGCGGGCGAGACGCTGCTCCGGAACCCGGATCGGCTCGTCCCACTCGTCGAAGCGGCCGCGTCGGCGGGCGCCGACGTGAGCGTGAAGGTCCGAACCGAACTCGACGGCGTCGACCTCGTCGACGTGGCCGGTCGGGTCGAGGCCGCCGGCGCCGACGCGCTCCACGTCGACGCGATGGACAGCGAGTCCGTCGTCGCCGACCTCGCGGCGGCGACCGACTGCTTCCTGATCGCCAACAACGGCGTTCGCGACGAGGCGAGCGTCCGGGAGTACCTCGATTTCGGTGCCGACGCGGTCAGCGTCGGTCGGCCGAGTGACGACCCCGCGGTCCTCGAACGCGTCGCCGACGCCGTCGCCGCGAGCCGGCGGCAGAAAGGCCAGTCTGCGGACTGATACGGACCGGACAACTAAGGTCGCAGCCGCCGACTGGATGTGCATGAACCCGCCAACCCAGTCGGGGCAGTTCGCCGTCCGTCACGACGAGAGCCCGAAGGAGACGCTACTCTGTGGGTTCGCCAGCTACGGCCTCTCGGGGCTGACGGCCGTCGACTTCCTGATCGACCAACTCGAACTGGTCGAGACCGGCCACGTCACCACCGAGGCGATGCCGAGCATCACCCCCTTCGAGAACGGCCGGCCGACCCACCACACGCGGCTGTTCTCGAAGCCGGAGCTCGAGATGACGCTGTTGAAAAACGAGCTGTTCGTCCCGCCGGTGTTGAGCGGGCCGTTCGGCGAGTCGATCCTCGAGTGGACCGAGCGACACGGGGTACAGGAGATCGCCATCGTCGACGCCGTCCCGATGCGTCACGGCCCGGACGACCACCGGACCTACCACGTCGCGACCGACGACTACCTCGCACGACGGCTCGGCGGCGTGCCCGAACCGCCCGCCGCCGGCGACGAGTCCGTCCCCCTCGCCGGCGCCGGTGCGCCCTCCGAGTCGACGGAACAAACCGAGCCCGTCGAGACGCCGGAGACGCCGACGACGCCGATGGCGCGGGGGTACCTCGACGGCGTGACGGGAGCCCTGGTCGAGAAGGGGATCGACTCCAGCCTCGCAGTCGGCGTGTTCCAGACGCCGGTCCACCAACAGCTTCCGGACGTGGAGGCGTCGATCCGACTGATCGAGGCGCTCAACGACATCTACGGCCTCGGCGTCGACACCGAGCCCCTGCAGGAGTTCGCCGACGAAATCGAGCGATACTACACCGAACTCGCCGAGCGCTACGAGGCCGCGACCGAACGCGAGGAGGCGTTCGAGAACCGGATGTACATGTAGGCCCGCCGCCCGCCGGCGGTCGTTGGGGTGAGGCGGGTCGAGTCAGTAGCTTTAACGCGGCGAGTACGCACCTATGCAGTTATGGAACGCGTAGACGTCGCCATCGTTGGCGGGGGGCCGGCGGGGACCGCCGCGGCCCACGCCGCGGCCGAACACGGCGCCGACGCACTCGTACTGGAGAAGGGCGTCCCGCGGGACGACCGCGAGGGACTCGGCCCGGACTCCACCGACGCCGCCGGCATCCTCGACTACTGGGTCGACATCATGGGGATCCACCCCGACGAGATGCCCGACGGCGTGGTGCAGAACGTCCTCGACCGCGCGGAGTTCCGCGGACCGAACACGGCCTGTAACCTCCGCTCGACGGGGATCGACGCCTCCTACGACCACTTCGGCTACACCTTCCACCGGGCCCGCTTCGACGACTTCCTCCGCTCGCGTGCCGAGGACGCCGGTGCGAGCTATCGCGTCGGCGTCTCGGTGCGCGGCGTCGAGACCGACCCCCGCGGACACCCGCGACACACGCTCTCGCTGGCGAACGGCGAGGAGGTAGGCGCGGATTACCTGCTGCTCTGTGACGGCCCCCAGCGGACCGTCACGATGAACGTGCTCGACGAGTACCTCCCGACCGGCCGGAAGGCGAGCGAGGTGCTCGCGCCGCCGACGGCCAACCACATCGCCTATCAGGAGTACCGGAAGTTCCCCGAGGAGATCTACGAGCAGGTGCAGGACGCCATCGTCTTCTGGTGGGGGCTGATGCCCGGCCACACCGCCTACCCGTGGGTGTTCCCGAACCAGGACCGGGTCTGCCGCGTCGGCCTGACGATGCCCATCGGGATGGACATCGACGAGGTCGAAGACCGCGAGAAGTACGACCTCCTCAACCCTCAGGACGAGCGCATCCCGCAGGGCGGGACCTACATCGAGCGCCTGCTCGAACGGGAGTACGGCGACGAGTACGAACTCTCGGACTTCCCGAAGGTCGAGGGGGCGGGGAAGACGAAGGGGACGGAAACCTACCCCATCTCCTCGACGCGGCCGATCGATTCGCCCGTCGACGCCGGCATCGCCGTCTGTGGCGGCGCGATGGGGACCACCTCCGCCTTCCACGAGGGCGGCGACCACCTCGCGGTCCGGACCGGCGCCATCGCCGGCCGCCTCGCCGCGCAGGGGAAACTCGGCCACTACAACGACGAGTGGCACGAGGCCATCGGCGACGAGGCGCTGCGGAACGTCTCGCTGGCGGATCTGGTTCGGGGCTACGGCCCCGACGACTGGGACCGCGTGTTCGACGCCGGGTCGAAGATGCTGGCCGAGTCGGGGAGCGACTCGATGCTCTCGGGTCGGCTGAACGCGGGGCTCACGGGCGTCGAACTGCTGGCGCGCTACCGGCTCACCCGGTTCCGGAACCGGAACACGTACGTACAGCTCCGAGCCGACGAGTACAGCTACTGAAAAGTCGCCGGTTCAGGCTTCGGCGGCGGCCGCGGCGGCGCCGGCTTCCTTGCGCGTGATGTAGCCCGCGATGCGGTTGCGGACTTCCTTGGACTCGACGTTGGTGAGCGCGGAGACGCTCTCCTTGTTCGTCTCGAAGTTCTGGTTGAACGACTGGGGGTACTTCTCCAGCAGAATGGTCCCCATCTGCTTGACGTACTTCGGCTTGATTGCCATACCGGCAGATTCCGCGGAGAGCCACTAAAGCGATTCGTTCCGAGCCAAGGGTTTTCCCGCCCGGTCGGCTACGGCCGGTGTGACGGAGTCGGCGGACCGTCCCCCGGGCGTGGAACTCCGCCGTACGGGGGATTCGGTGATCGCCCGCCACGAACCAACGGGTGTGGCCTGCCACGGCGAGAGCGTCGACGCCGCGCTCCGGTGGCTCGCCGAGGGGATCGCGCTCGATCTGGGCTGTGAGAGCGAGATCGACGACCCCGAACGGTTCATCGCCGACGTGAGTGCGGACTGCCGTTGACCGGTCGAGAAAGTAGGTTTAACACCGGTCCGGTCTCCCCTTCGAGTACGATGGAGGTCGAGCTTCTGGAGGCGACCGAGGACCCCGAGGAACTGATCTGTAAGGCCGCGAGAAACGACTACGCGTCGGGTTTCGTGGGCGAGCAGTCCTTCGAGGAGACGATGGCGACCGTCGACGGCGACGACATCGAGGCCAAGCAGGCGACCCTGATCGGCCACCTGCTGAGCCACGGCCACTACGGCCCGTTCGAGCACGCGCAGGCCACCTTCGCGGTGAAGGGGATGTCCCGCTCGTGTATGGCCCAACTCACCCGTCACCGCCACGTCTCCTTCGACGTACAGAGCATGCGCTACGTCGCCTTCGACGACGTGGACCCCGAAGCCGTCGGCGAGGGCGAGATGGTCGTCACGCCGCCGTCGGCGACCGACCCCGACTGGATCGGCCGCAATCAGCAGGGCGGCGCCGTCGACGAGGAGACCGTCGCCGAGCGCGAGGAAGTGTTCCGGAACTCGGTGCAGCGCTCCGTCGAGGAGTACCAGCGCCTGCTCGAACTGGGGATGCCCCCTGAGGACGCCCGGTTCGTGCTCCCGATCGGTACCGAGGTCAACGTCGTGTTGAGCCTGAACGCCCGGACGCTGATGCACATCGCCGACATGCGCGCGGCCGCCGACGCCCAGTGGGAGATCCGCGGGCTGACCGAGGAGATCCTCGACTACGCCGCAGAGTGGTGCCCGATCACCTTCGACTACTACGACGAGCACATGAAGAACCGCAAGAACCGGCTCGCACCCTGAACGGCGAGCGCCAACGCCTTTCTCCCCTCGCACCGTTCTTCGGCCATGGATCGGCATCTCCGCGCCGTCGCGGTCTGTTTGCTGCTCGTGTTCGCGGGCTGTGCTGCCGGGCCCGCGGCGACCGACGGCGGCGACCCCCTCGGTACCGGGACCGCAGCGTCCACCGACACCGCCGGCACAGCCGAGTTCCCGCCCGCAGAGCCGCCCAAGGAGAACGCCATCGAGGCCGAGGTGACCCGTGTCGTCGACGGCGACACGGTCGACGTACGGCTCCCGAACGGCACCGAGGACACGGTCCGCCTGCTCGGCGTCGACACGCCCGAGGTCTACACCCAGAACGACCCCGCGGAGTTCCCCGGCGTACCCGAGACCGACGCCGGCCGGAGCTGTCTGCGCGAGTGGGGCGAGCGAGCCAGCCAGCACGCGAAAGACGAACTGGCCGGCCGGACAGTCACCCTGAGCTTCGACGCGAACGAGCCACGGCGAGGCTACTACGGCCGACTGCTGGCGTACGTCCACGTCGACGGCGAATCGTTCAACTACGGGCTGATCACCAACGGACTCGCCCGACGCTACGACGACTCCGGTTTCGAGTACCGCGACCGCTACGGCCGTGCCGAGGAGATCGCGCGCGCCAACGGGATCGGCCTCTGGGGCGCCTGTGCGACCGATGACCCGAGCACCGCGACGGCGACGCCGACACCCGCAGTCGCCGACGGCGGCAGCGCGCTCCGGGTCGCCCGAATCCACGCCGACGCCGATGGGGACGACCGGGAGAACCTCAACGACGAGTACGTGACCTTCCGGAACGCGGGCAACGAGACGCTCGACCTCTCGGGGTGGACGGTCCGCGACGAGGCCGACCACGTCTACACGTTCCCCGAGGGCACGACGGTCGAACCGGACGGAACACTCACCCTCCACACCGGGAGCGGCGACGACGCCGGCGGCGACTACTACTGGGGCCAAGGCAGCCCCGTGTGGAACAACGGCGGCGACACCGTGATCGTCCGGAACGCCAGCGGAGGGACGGTGATCGAGCGCCCCTACGACGGCTGATCCGGCGCCGGAAGCGACTTCCCCGCGGCCGTGATCCGGCGGACGTACACTCGACCGTGGTCCTCGCTGGTAGGCGAGTACGCCACCGTCGTCGCTCTCGGAGCCCTACCCCATGCCGGCGAGCGCGTCGCTCACGGTGGCGAAATCCACGTCGGGCTTCGCGGCCATGTGCTCGATCAGTTCCCGCAGCATCGCCGGGCGGGGGCTGCGGCCGCTGACCTGCGGGTGGAGCGTGAGGACGTAGGCCCCGCCGGCGTGGTGCTCGTACATCCAGTCGAACTGCCGGCGCCAGTGGTCGAAGACGGCGGCCTCGTCGGCGAACGCGCGGGACCCCGAGAACGCCAGCGCGGGGTAGTCGTCGCGCTGCCACGAGACGGGCATCTCGGTGATTTCCACCGGTTCGCCGACCTCGTAGGGGTCGTCGACGGGCGCGTACTCCTCGGTGAGTTCGTAGGGCTCGAACTCCCGGGCCATCCCGCTGGAGGACCACTCGAAGCCGAACTCCTTGAGCAGGGAGACCGTGTGTGCCGAGAAGTCCCACGAGGGCGAGCGGTAGCCGGCGGGCGCCGAGCCGGTGAGGTCCTCGATGCTCTCGATCCCACGGGCGATGTCGGCGCGCTCGGCCGCCCGGCTCTCGTAGTCGCTGGGCGGGGTGTGGCTCCAGCCGTGGTGGCCGATCTCGTGGCCGGCGTCGACGGCGCGCTGGCAGGGTTCGGGGAACGAGTCGATGGTGTGGCCGGGGACGAACCACGTCGATGGCACGTCGAGGCGCTCGAACAGGTCGAGCAGCCGCGGCGCACCCACGTCGGCGCCGAACCGGCCGCGGGAGCGTTTGACGGGCGTGGAGCCGAACTCCCGGGCGTGGAGCCACGGCGAGACGGCGTCGAAGTCGATAGTGAGACAGACGGTGGCGCGGGTCATACAGGCCACAGCGTCCCGGCGAGCATAAAGCTCCCCGAGCCGGCCGGTTTCGGGGGGTCGCCCCGCGAGCCATATGGCGCCCGTATGGACCGACACGGATCACCGAGGCCCATTACGTCGGCGCTCGTCCGTGGCAGTACGGCGCGTTCGTTTGCCCGGCGGGCGTGCCGGCGATGCCGGAACGGCGTCGTGGACCGGGTCGCGGCTGCCGTCGACGGGGGGCGGCGGCCCGCGGGCCGGTCCGGCGCGCTCGCTGA
It includes:
- a CDS encoding HD domain-containing protein — translated: MNAIKDSVHDWITLSPVAADLLDTPAFQRLRHIKQLSTVRLVYPSASHTRFEHSLGVYHLAEQALSHLRVDGDRADHVRAAALLHDVGHGPYGHQTEEVIMRRAGRHHDEIGDVIENCGIADTLRSHDLSPTRVAELVRGEGELGQLVSGELDVDRMDYLVRDAHHTGVPYGSIDHGRLVRSLRYRDGELVLAEGNVRTAESLLLARGLMNGIVYRHHVSRIAGSMLERAAEALLDRENGVGIDEFARMADHDLLVALGEYVPDLGGRIERRDLYKRAVWAGLSDTPAHLVELTHDDERAAEREIADRAGVEESEVIVDVPRRPSMKESNARVVVGGVVQRLEEASGLVGAIRAAQRDGWRLGVFAPEGERDAVASAAVDVLGLPERVRR
- the cofD gene encoding 2-phospho-L-lactate transferase, coding for MVTFLAGGTGTPKLLSGDEPVFARDSVAVVGNTGDDVELGGLLVSPDLDTVLFDGGGVLDRDRWWGIDGDTHETDDELFRLADAAGLEEGPRYLPEPAQTSGREIARWRRFSGIAEFMTIGDRDRAVHITRTSLLDEGHTLTEATRTLADAFDLDIDLLPMSDDPVATIIHTPEGEMHFQEYWVANRAAPTVEDVEFRGAGEAEPTTAVREALADPVVVGPSNPVTSVGPIRALPGVDDALDATPVVAVSPFCEDEPFSGPVADLMAGVGAEPSTAGVAETYGFADAFVLDSEDATELDRPVVRTDTKIDGPADAERVARACALALAAVGASPASLGLVGVDDPTELDGDDVDTSELPAVGGGER
- a CDS encoding tRNA-dihydrouridine synthase, encoding MFEPRLALASLSGEADAEWAKQGAEWAGAAFLGGVSLDEPTRAAARGIVADRDRSEFLPADPVAFVDRQLSALSGVDVRPGINVRSTTAAPVREVAAVAAEHDAIVEINAHCRQAELCAAGAGETLLRNPDRLVPLVEAAASAGADVSVKVRTELDGVDLVDVAGRVEAAGADALHVDAMDSESVVADLAAATDCFLIANNGVRDEASVREYLDFGADAVSVGRPSDDPAVLERVADAVAASRRQKGQSAD
- a CDS encoding proteasome assembly chaperone family protein, whose protein sequence is MNPPTQSGQFAVRHDESPKETLLCGFASYGLSGLTAVDFLIDQLELVETGHVTTEAMPSITPFENGRPTHHTRLFSKPELEMTLLKNELFVPPVLSGPFGESILEWTERHGVQEIAIVDAVPMRHGPDDHRTYHVATDDYLARRLGGVPEPPAAGDESVPLAGAGAPSESTEQTEPVETPETPTTPMARGYLDGVTGALVEKGIDSSLAVGVFQTPVHQQLPDVEASIRLIEALNDIYGLGVDTEPLQEFADEIERYYTELAERYEAATEREEAFENRMYM
- a CDS encoding NAD(P)/FAD-dependent oxidoreductase → MERVDVAIVGGGPAGTAAAHAAAEHGADALVLEKGVPRDDREGLGPDSTDAAGILDYWVDIMGIHPDEMPDGVVQNVLDRAEFRGPNTACNLRSTGIDASYDHFGYTFHRARFDDFLRSRAEDAGASYRVGVSVRGVETDPRGHPRHTLSLANGEEVGADYLLLCDGPQRTVTMNVLDEYLPTGRKASEVLAPPTANHIAYQEYRKFPEEIYEQVQDAIVFWWGLMPGHTAYPWVFPNQDRVCRVGLTMPIGMDIDEVEDREKYDLLNPQDERIPQGGTYIERLLEREYGDEYELSDFPKVEGAGKTKGTETYPISSTRPIDSPVDAGIAVCGGAMGTTSAFHEGGDHLAVRTGAIAGRLAAQGKLGHYNDEWHEAIGDEALRNVSLADLVRGYGPDDWDRVFDAGSKMLAESGSDSMLSGRLNAGLTGVELLARYRLTRFRNRNTYVQLRADEYSY
- a CDS encoding 30S ribosomal protein S17e codes for the protein MAIKPKYVKQMGTILLEKYPQSFNQNFETNKESVSALTNVESKEVRNRIAGYITRKEAGAAAAAAEA
- a CDS encoding type II toxin-antitoxin system HicB family antitoxin, coding for MTESADRPPGVELRRTGDSVIARHEPTGVACHGESVDAALRWLAEGIALDLGCESEIDDPERFIADVSADCR
- the thyX gene encoding FAD-dependent thymidylate synthase; the encoded protein is MEVELLEATEDPEELICKAARNDYASGFVGEQSFEETMATVDGDDIEAKQATLIGHLLSHGHYGPFEHAQATFAVKGMSRSCMAQLTRHRHVSFDVQSMRYVAFDDVDPEAVGEGEMVVTPPSATDPDWIGRNQQGGAVDEETVAEREEVFRNSVQRSVEEYQRLLELGMPPEDARFVLPIGTEVNVVLSLNARTLMHIADMRAAADAQWEIRGLTEEILDYAAEWCPITFDYYDEHMKNRKNRLAP
- a CDS encoding lamin tail domain-containing protein — encoded protein: MDRHLRAVAVCLLLVFAGCAAGPAATDGGDPLGTGTAASTDTAGTAEFPPAEPPKENAIEAEVTRVVDGDTVDVRLPNGTEDTVRLLGVDTPEVYTQNDPAEFPGVPETDAGRSCLREWGERASQHAKDELAGRTVTLSFDANEPRRGYYGRLLAYVHVDGESFNYGLITNGLARRYDDSGFEYRDRYGRAEEIARANGIGLWGACATDDPSTATATPTPAVADGGSALRVARIHADADGDDRENLNDEYVTFRNAGNETLDLSGWTVRDEADHVYTFPEGTTVEPDGTLTLHTGSGDDAGGDYYWGQGSPVWNNGGDTVIVRNASGGTVIERPYDG
- a CDS encoding polysaccharide deacetylase family protein, with translation MTRATVCLTIDFDAVSPWLHAREFGSTPVKRSRGRFGADVGAPRLLDLFERLDVPSTWFVPGHTIDSFPEPCQRAVDAGHEIGHHGWSHTPPSDYESRAAERADIARGIESIEDLTGSAPAGYRSPSWDFSAHTVSLLKEFGFEWSSSGMAREFEPYELTEEYAPVDDPYEVGEPVEITEMPVSWQRDDYPALAFSGSRAFADEAAVFDHWRRQFDWMYEHHAGGAYVLTLHPQVSGRSPRPAMLRELIEHMAAKPDVDFATVSDALAGMG